In one Cupriavidus taiwanensis genomic region, the following are encoded:
- the boxC gene encoding 2,3-epoxybenzoyl-CoA dihydrolase gives MSTPAIAPHHPGQADAPAPVTFERHPDQYRHWKMSFNGPIATLALDVDEEGGLRPGYALKLNSYDLGVDIELHDALQRIRFEHPEVRTVVLTSARERIFCSGANIFMLGQSSHAWKVNFCKFTNETRNAIEDASRHSGLKFIAACNGTTAGGGYELALACDEIVLVDDRSSAVSLPEVPLLGVLPGTGGLTRVTDKRHVRRDHADIFCTTTEGVRGQRARDWKLVDEVVKPARFAEYVAERAAALAATSDRPQGHHGITLTPLSRTVEPDGYRYETVRVHLDAAARKATLTVFGPDKHQPADLAGVVAAGAQWWPLKMARELDDAILTLRTNHLDIGIWVLKTDGDPAAVMAADALLQAHAGHWFVRETLGMLRRTLARLDVSSRSLIALIEPDSCFAGTLLELALAADRSYMLHLPDAPDDAPRVFVSPLNFGHYPMPNGQTRLAARFYGDEAALGPVRDHIGAPLDALSADSLGLITAAPDDIDWEDEIRIALEERASLSPDALTGMEANLRFGGAETMETRIFGRLTAWQNWIFQRPNAVGENGALKVFGSGNKARFDWDRV, from the coding sequence ATGTCCACGCCGGCAATCGCCCCGCATCACCCTGGCCAGGCAGACGCGCCCGCGCCGGTCACGTTCGAGCGCCATCCCGACCAGTACCGCCACTGGAAGATGAGCTTCAACGGCCCCATCGCCACGCTGGCGCTGGATGTCGATGAGGAAGGCGGCCTGCGCCCGGGCTATGCGCTCAAGCTCAATTCCTACGACCTCGGTGTCGACATCGAACTGCACGACGCGCTGCAGCGCATCCGCTTCGAGCATCCCGAGGTCCGCACCGTGGTGCTGACCAGCGCGCGCGAGCGCATCTTCTGCTCGGGCGCCAACATCTTCATGCTGGGGCAGTCATCGCACGCGTGGAAGGTCAACTTCTGCAAGTTCACCAACGAGACCCGCAATGCCATCGAGGACGCCAGCCGGCACTCGGGGCTGAAATTCATCGCCGCCTGCAACGGCACTACCGCCGGCGGCGGCTATGAGCTGGCGCTGGCGTGCGACGAGATCGTGCTGGTGGACGACCGCTCGTCCGCGGTGAGCCTGCCCGAGGTGCCGCTGCTGGGGGTGCTGCCGGGCACCGGCGGCCTCACGCGCGTGACCGACAAGCGCCATGTGCGCCGCGACCACGCCGACATCTTCTGCACCACCACCGAAGGCGTGCGCGGCCAGCGCGCCAGGGACTGGAAACTGGTCGACGAAGTGGTCAAGCCGGCGCGCTTTGCCGAATACGTGGCCGAGCGCGCCGCGGCGCTGGCGGCCACCAGCGACCGTCCGCAGGGCCACCACGGCATCACGCTGACGCCGCTGTCGCGCACCGTCGAGCCGGACGGCTATCGCTACGAGACCGTGCGCGTGCATCTCGATGCCGCCGCGCGCAAGGCCACGCTGACCGTGTTCGGTCCCGACAAGCACCAGCCCGCCGACCTTGCCGGCGTGGTCGCCGCGGGCGCGCAATGGTGGCCGCTGAAGATGGCGCGCGAACTCGACGACGCCATCCTGACGCTGCGCACCAACCATCTCGACATCGGCATCTGGGTGCTGAAGACCGATGGCGACCCGGCCGCGGTGATGGCGGCCGACGCGCTGCTGCAGGCGCACGCCGGCCACTGGTTCGTGCGCGAAACCCTGGGCATGCTGCGCCGCACGCTGGCGCGGCTGGACGTGTCGTCGCGCAGTCTGATCGCGCTGATCGAGCCCGATTCCTGCTTTGCCGGCACGCTGCTGGAGCTGGCGCTGGCCGCCGACCGCAGCTACATGCTGCACCTGCCCGACGCGCCCGACGACGCGCCGCGCGTGTTCGTCTCGCCGCTCAACTTCGGCCACTATCCCATGCCCAACGGCCAGACCCGGCTGGCCGCGCGCTTCTATGGCGACGAGGCCGCGCTGGGCCCGGTGCGCGACCACATCGGCGCGCCGCTGGACGCGCTCAGCGCCGATTCGCTCGGCCTGATCACCGCGGCACCGGACGATATCGACTGGGAAGACGAGATCCGCATCGCGCTGGAGGAACGCGCCAGCCTGTCGCCCGATGCGCTGACCGGGATGGAAGCCAACCTGCGCTTCGGCGGCGCCGAGACCATGGAGACCCGCATCTTCGGCCGGCTCACCGCCTGGCAGAACTGGATCTTCCAGCGCCCCAACGCCGTCGGCGAGAACGGCGCGCTGAAGGTCTTCGGCAGCGGCAACAAGGCCCGCTTCGACTGGGACCGCGTCTAG
- a CDS encoding helix-turn-helix transcriptional regulator — MRRDSAPLPAANAAEADTPAAPAANAERDPYLTQLGERIRSLRASRGMSRKDLARGAAVSERYLANLETGTGNASVLLLRQVARALDVPLPVVLAEVDSLNGQQASEFAQMVQWLAQLPAGELARVREACRHALAPEQSGDARHRRIALIGLRGAGKSTLGRALAAVRDVPFVELNAVIEQEAGASLSEIHSLYGQAAYRRYEMRALERTLREHDRMVLATPGSLVSEPATFNLLLAQCYTIWVRTSPEEHMARVVAQGDMRPMEGNREAMADLRRILEARAPLYDRADLSIDTSGQDAATSLQQLRAQLQAAGA, encoded by the coding sequence ATGCGCCGCGATTCCGCACCGCTGCCAGCCGCGAACGCCGCCGAGGCCGACACCCCCGCCGCGCCCGCCGCCAACGCCGAACGCGACCCTTACCTGACCCAGCTGGGCGAGCGCATCCGTTCGCTGCGGGCCTCGCGCGGCATGTCGCGCAAGGACCTGGCGCGCGGCGCGGCCGTGTCCGAACGCTATCTGGCCAACCTGGAAACCGGCACCGGCAATGCCTCGGTGCTGCTGCTGCGGCAGGTGGCGCGCGCGCTCGATGTGCCGCTGCCGGTGGTGCTGGCCGAGGTGGACAGCCTCAACGGCCAGCAGGCGTCCGAGTTCGCGCAGATGGTGCAGTGGCTGGCGCAACTGCCGGCCGGCGAGCTCGCGCGCGTGCGCGAAGCCTGCCGCCATGCCCTGGCGCCGGAGCAGTCCGGCGATGCGCGCCACCGCCGCATCGCGCTGATCGGCCTGCGCGGCGCCGGCAAGTCGACGCTGGGGCGCGCGCTCGCCGCCGTGCGCGACGTGCCCTTCGTCGAACTGAATGCCGTGATCGAGCAGGAAGCGGGTGCCAGCCTGTCCGAGATCCATTCCCTGTACGGGCAGGCCGCCTATCGCCGCTATGAAATGCGTGCACTGGAGCGGACCCTGCGCGAACATGACCGCATGGTGCTGGCCACCCCTGGCAGCCTGGTGTCGGAACCGGCCACCTTCAACCTGCTGCTGGCGCAGTGCTACACCATCTGGGTGCGCACCTCGCCCGAAGAGCACATGGCGCGCGTGGTGGCCCAGGGCGACATGCGGCCGATGGAAGGCAACCGCGAGGCCATGGCCGACCTGCGCCGCATCCTCGAAGCGCGCGCGCCGCTGTATGACCGCGCCGACCTCTCGATCGACACCAGCGGGCAGGACGCCGCCACCTCGCTGCAGCAACTGCGCGCCCAGCTGCAGGCCGCGGGCGCCTGA
- a CDS encoding benzoate-CoA ligase family protein, whose translation MTPPNLAAAAAGSAAAIAALPTRYNAADDLLSRNLAAGRGGKTAYRDDTAALTYAELDDRARRFAGALRAAGLRQEERLLLCALDTVDFPVVFLGCLLAGVVPVAVNTLLTADDYAYMLEHSGARAVVVSEPLLPVMQAALDQGGLSPTVIQAAPHAGTAPSCSVGAMLARTRAPAPTASTGPDDMAFWLYSSGSTGRPKGTVHTHANLFHTADLYARQVLGIREDDVVFSAAKLFFAYGLGNALTFPMSVGATTVLMAERPTPAAVFKRLREQQPTVFCGVPTLFAGMLAAPELPPRAEMALRICTSAGEALPRDIGERFRAHFGCDILDGIGSTEMLHIFLSNRPGAVRYGTTGVPVPGYEIRLLDEQGEPCAAGEIGDLYIKGPSAALMYWCNRDKSRETFVGAWTRSGDKYLCDADGYYTYAGRSDDMLKVGGIYVSPFEVEAALAQHPAVLEAAVIGVTDADELVKPKAFVVLRPGQQWHDGMAAELQAFIKSRLAPYKYPRQIECVAELPKTATGKIQRFRLRQREQAARD comes from the coding sequence ATGACGCCCCCCAACCTTGCCGCGGCCGCGGCCGGCAGCGCCGCGGCCATTGCGGCGCTGCCCACACGCTATAACGCCGCCGACGACCTGCTGTCGCGCAACCTGGCGGCCGGCCGCGGCGGCAAGACCGCTTATCGCGACGACACCGCCGCGCTGACCTACGCCGAACTCGATGACCGGGCCCGCCGCTTCGCCGGCGCACTGCGCGCGGCGGGCTTGCGCCAGGAAGAGCGCCTGTTGCTGTGCGCGCTGGATACGGTCGATTTTCCGGTGGTGTTTCTGGGCTGCCTGCTGGCGGGCGTGGTGCCGGTGGCGGTCAACACCCTGCTGACCGCGGACGACTACGCCTACATGCTGGAACACAGCGGCGCGCGCGCGGTGGTGGTGTCCGAGCCGCTGCTGCCGGTGATGCAGGCCGCGCTCGACCAGGGCGGACTGTCGCCGACCGTGATCCAGGCCGCGCCGCACGCCGGCACCGCGCCGTCCTGCAGCGTTGGCGCGATGCTGGCGCGCACGCGCGCGCCGGCGCCGACGGCCAGCACCGGGCCCGACGACATGGCGTTCTGGCTGTACTCGTCCGGCTCGACCGGACGGCCCAAGGGCACCGTGCATACCCACGCCAACCTGTTCCACACCGCCGATCTTTATGCGCGGCAAGTGCTGGGCATCCGCGAGGACGACGTGGTGTTCTCCGCCGCCAAGCTGTTCTTTGCCTATGGGCTCGGCAACGCGCTGACCTTCCCGATGTCGGTCGGCGCCACCACCGTGCTGATGGCCGAACGGCCGACGCCGGCGGCCGTGTTCAAACGCCTGCGCGAGCAGCAGCCGACGGTGTTCTGCGGCGTGCCGACGCTGTTCGCAGGCATGCTGGCCGCGCCCGAGCTGCCGCCGCGCGCCGAGATGGCCCTGCGCATATGCACCTCCGCCGGCGAGGCGCTGCCGCGCGATATCGGCGAGCGCTTCCGCGCGCATTTCGGCTGCGACATCCTGGACGGCATCGGCTCCACCGAGATGCTGCATATCTTCCTGTCGAACCGGCCCGGCGCGGTGCGCTACGGCACCACCGGCGTGCCGGTGCCCGGCTACGAAATCAGGCTGCTCGACGAGCAAGGCGAGCCGTGCGCCGCGGGCGAGATCGGCGACCTCTACATCAAGGGCCCGAGCGCCGCGCTGATGTACTGGTGCAACCGCGACAAGAGCCGCGAGACTTTTGTCGGCGCGTGGACCCGCAGCGGCGACAAGTACCTGTGCGATGCCGACGGCTACTACACCTATGCCGGGCGCAGCGACGACATGCTCAAGGTCGGCGGCATCTACGTCTCGCCGTTCGAGGTCGAGGCCGCGCTGGCGCAGCATCCGGCCGTGCTGGAAGCGGCGGTGATCGGCGTCACCGATGCCGACGAACTGGTCAAGCCCAAGGCCTTCGTGGTGCTGCGCCCCGGCCAGCAATGGCACGACGGCATGGCGGCGGAATTGCAGGCCTTTATCAAGTCGCGCCTGGCGCCGTACAAGTATCCGCGCCAGATCGAGTGCGTGGCGGAGCTGCCCAAGACCGCGACCGGCAAGATCCAGCGCTTTCGCCTGCGGCAGCGCGAGCAGGCCGCACGCGACTGA
- a CDS encoding alpha/beta fold hydrolase, translated as MPSSLVEIPFDNRRIQIEYQWLRPERAQRPLVVFLHEGLGSISMWRDFPLDLCEAGDYRGLVFSRYGYGRSTPRPHEEKWRPDFMHRQAREALPALFDALGIGPGRAHGIPWLLGHSDGASIALIHAASFPRAVAGITVLAPHIVVEDLSVRSIAATRQAYLETDLRERLARHHADVDSAFWGWNDIWLDPEFRRWDLRPLLSSIQCPVLAVQGEDDEYGTMAQIEGIHRYAPHTTLLKLARCGHSPHRDQKDPLTLAAVRHINAYTSNLK; from the coding sequence ATGCCCAGCAGCCTGGTCGAGATCCCGTTCGACAACCGCCGTATCCAGATCGAGTACCAGTGGCTGCGCCCGGAACGCGCGCAGCGCCCGCTGGTGGTGTTCCTGCACGAGGGCCTCGGCTCGATCAGCATGTGGCGCGACTTTCCGCTGGACTTGTGCGAGGCCGGCGATTACCGCGGGCTGGTGTTTTCCCGCTACGGCTACGGCCGCTCCACGCCGCGGCCGCACGAGGAGAAGTGGCGCCCCGATTTCATGCACCGGCAGGCGCGCGAGGCGCTGCCGGCGCTGTTCGATGCGCTCGGGATCGGACCCGGGCGCGCGCATGGCATACCCTGGCTGCTCGGCCACAGCGATGGCGCTTCGATCGCGCTGATTCATGCGGCCAGCTTTCCGCGCGCGGTGGCGGGCATCACCGTGCTGGCGCCGCATATCGTGGTCGAAGACCTGTCGGTGCGCAGCATCGCGGCGACGCGCCAGGCCTACCTGGAAACCGACCTGCGCGAGCGGCTGGCGCGCCACCATGCGGATGTCGATTCCGCGTTCTGGGGCTGGAACGATATCTGGCTCGACCCTGAATTCCGCCGCTGGGACCTGCGGCCTCTGCTGTCAAGCATCCAGTGCCCGGTGCTGGCGGTGCAGGGCGAGGACGACGAGTACGGCACCATGGCGCAGATCGAGGGTATCCATCGATATGCCCCCCACACCACCTTGCTTAAACTCGCGCGATGCGGACATTCGCCCCATCGCGACCAAAAAGATCCGTTGACGCTGGCCGCGGTTCGGCATATAAACGCATATACTTCAAACCTAAAATAA